In Runella sp. SP2, the genomic window GTAAACGTCCCTCCGTTGAGGTTTTGTACCAACCCAGTGTTGGTCGTTATGGTACTAGTGCCCGTAGCATTTTCGATGATCACCCCTGCGTTGTTGGTCGTGCCTGTTCCTGTTATTATGCTATTTGACTTAATCCACAGCAAAGAACTACAGCCTATATTTGAAAACGTACCCACGTTATTCAATGCGCGTGAGTTTACGCCCGCTGCAATGCCTCCAACAATGATGCTGGCATAGTTTCTGAAAACCCCACTGGCACTATTTTCTATACCGATACCGTTAGGAAAATTATCAACGGTGATTTCCCCTCCCACATTGTTGTCAACATTACCAAGATTAAAAATACCAAATAGAACTATTCCCACATTACCTATATTTATCGTGCCTGCATTAGTGAAAGTAATGCCCGTATCAACAGACAGCGCCGCACTTGTGCATCGGCTTATTTTTATCACGCCCCCTGTTTTATTCTCAAATGTACCCACACATACAATACCACTAGCACCTACCGACTGCGTTTGGCCCACATTCACCGTCCCCGCATTGGAAAACGTAGCATTTGCAGCGTTATTTATTGCAGTGCTGGATGTATTATCCACCGAAATGGTTGCCCCAGCGTTGTTGTTAAAAGTTCCAAAGTTTACTATCCCTGTAGCTCCCAGCGCACTTTCATTTCCCAACACCAACTGACCGTTGTTTTCAAAAATCCCACCAACATTATTGGTAAAAGATCTATCATTTCTAAATCCGTTAATGGTCAGCTTTCCCGAATTAGCGATGGTCAGGGTAGCGCTGGAAAATATAGACACTGATTTGGCTTCGGCATCGGTGGTACTGATGGTTGGGTAAAGCGGTGGTGATAATACGGCGCTGATTTCCACATCGTCGGTGGCGGTGGGGACAGTTAGTTTGCTCCAGTTGGCGGCGTTGTGCCACTCACCGTTGGCGCAGCCCGTCCATACCAACGTAGTTTCGTCAGCAAGGACATTGATTAGACGGCTTCCAGTAGCGCCAATTAACCCAATCGCAAACTGACTGTAAATACCAACGGGAAGGTTACTTAACGTAAAACTGCCATCATTTGCAATGCTCACCGAAGCCGTGCGGGTTTCGGCCGTGGCGCTGCCGTTGGCTTGGTAACGGTAACTCAAGGTTTGGGTAGTACCGCCGTAGCCCGTACTCGTAAACGCAATGCTCCCCGTGCCCGTGCAAGTCGTTGGTTCGGTAGCTGTGCCTAAGGTCAGCGTGGGGTTTTCGACCGAGGCCGACAAGCTAAATTCAAGCGTGCTGCAGGTGGTTCCCTTCACCGTAATGGCATACGTCCCCACGCCCAAAGAGGGAATCGTGATTTCGTTGGTGGTCACTGCCACGCTGTTGGTGGTAGGGCTACCGCCGTCCTTGCTGTAAGTCAGCTCGTAAGTATCGTTGGGCAAGCCTTTGATTTTGATGGAGCCATCGCCGCCGTTGAAAGTCGTGGGAGCAGCCCCAACCGCTACCAAGGCAGGGAGTGGCCCCGCACCCACGTCAAACGTGCCGCCGTTGAGGTTTTGCACCAAGCCCGTGTTAGCGGTGATGTTGCTGTTGCCCGAGGCTTTTTCGATGATGGTCCCTGAATTGCTTGAAGTAGCGCCAGAACCGCTAAAAATTCTACTATTAGACTGAAGCGACAGCAAGGCACTGCAACCGTCATTGATAAAAGTAGCTCCAGTGTTCCTCATCCCAAAAGAACCTCCCGCAGTGGCTCCAATGGTGATGGTCGCATAGTTTCGGAAAGTGCCAGCCGAAAGGTTAATTCCAGTGGTACTAAAATTGTCAATGTTGATTATCCCCCCGAGCATATTGTCAAAGCTCCCAATATCAACTCTAAGACCATTAGTACTGTTGCCGATGTTTATCGTCCCAGCGTTGATAAATGATGCACTGGTTTTGTCTATGATTATTCCATTAGGAAAATTATCCACGGCAATGACTGCACCTGCGTTGTTTTTAATCGTTCCTCCGTTTGAAAGCCCCGTAGCACCCAATCCACTTTCATCTCTCACTCTCACTACCAATTGACCGTTGTTCTCGATGGTTCCAAGGTTATCAATTGATTTTCCACCACTTCCTGTACCATTTAAGGTCAACTTGCCCGTGTTGGCAATGGTTAGGAAAGTGTTGGAGTTTAAAACTACCGATTTGGCGGTAGCATCGGTGGTGATGATGGTTGGGTAAAGCCGTGGTGATGATACCGCAGGGATAATCAAATCGTCGGTAGCCGTAGGAACACCCGTTGGGCTCCAGTTGCTGGCGGTATTCCAGTCGCTGGTTCCTGCAGCTCCCGTCCAGATTTTTTGCGCCCAAAGTGGCTGGCTCAACCCCAGTCCTAGCAGCAACAAAAAGCTGGTGAGGTAGGTGATTTTGGGGTGTTTTAAACGTGTTAAAAGATAATGTAGCTTCATATACGTAGTACGTTAAATTTGAAGCCACAAATAAATAGCAAAAAAAATCGAGAAAAAATAAGGGTTAACCCTTATTTTTTGGATACTTTTATGACTTTTTAAGGGAAATATATGCCAATAAGAACGATTTTGTCACCTCACCCTAAATCCCTCTCCTTTCTGGAGAGGGACTTGCAAAGTCACTCCATAAAAAAAGCACTTTTCTGAAAGAAAGAGACTTGCAAAGTCACCCAAAGCAAAAAAGCCCCTCTCCAGAAAGGAGAGGGGTTGGGGGTGAGGTAGGCTGAAGTTATAACAAAGTAGGGTAATTGTATGTACAGCACAAAGGTCTGTCAAAAAAAAACAAAAAGATATAAGGGTTAACCCTTATTTTTAGGTTATGAAAATCGGCTACTTTTATTTGTTTTGGATGGTCAGTTTGTGTCGCGTTTGGGGGCAAGAAACCCCAAGTCCGCTGCCTAAACCGTCGATAAATAAGCTAGGACTTGAAGTATATGTGCTCAACAACGCCTTCCGCTACGATTCGTCGATTGTCCTGCTCCGCCGCATGATTGATGCCCCAACGACCTCCAACGAAGACCGTTTTTACGCTTTTTTGTACCTTTCGCACACCTACAAACGGCTTTTTGACTACACCACCACTTTGGAGCAGCTAGACTCCGCCTTGTTTTATGGCCGCAAAACCGCCCACCGCGCCTATTTTGAAGCCAACATTTCCTGCCAAAAAGCGTATGTCTTATTTGATACCCACCGCTACGAGGAGGCCGACCAGCGAATGCAGCAGCTTGCCCGCACCAACTACCAGTATTTGGACGAAGAGCAGCGCGCAAAAATCAACATGCAGGAAGCGTATTTGCTGTATTTGAAAAAACGCTACCCCAATGCCGAACGGCGCTACTACGAAGCCCTAACGCACCTCCAACGCAGCAGCACCTGCGACGTGCCGATGATTTATACCAAGCTCATTCAACTCTACGAAAAAATGGGCGACGAAGCAGGGATGCGCAAAGCCGCCGCCCAATCCATCAAAGCCGCCGACTCCTGCAAAATTACCAAATACGGGCTTTATACCTACGAAGAGCTGTACCGATCCTATGAGCGCCTAGGGAATATTTCAGCGGCTTTCAACGCCCTCAAAATCTATGATTCGCTCAATACCGTTTATAAGCAAGAAGAGCATTTGTCGGCCCTCAAAGACCGTGAATTAAAATACCAACAAGAAAAAAATAAAATCAACGAAAAACTCTACCAGTCAAGTTTAAAGAATGAACAACAAAAGAACCTCATACTCATTGGTATTTTAGTGACACTTTCGGGTTTTGTGGCGTATTTCATTTTATGGCAACGAAAAAAACAATTGCAGACCGAGAAAGAAAGAAATTTACATTATACCAAACAACTGTTAGAAAAAACCGAAGAAGACCGAAAGCGAATTGCGGGAGATTTGCACGACAGCATCAACTACGAACTGTTGTCGCTCAAAAAAAATGATAAACAAGACCCCGAGGTGATCAATACGAAGATTGACCAAATCATCAACGACGTTCGGGTCATTAGTCGAAACTTGCACCCCGTGATGTTTGACAAAATTGGGCTAGAGCCCAACATCGAACAATTGATAGAGCGGTTTCAGGCACAACACAACCTGATGGTTAGCACCGAGTTTGACTACCAAGGCACGCTGAGTCCGCAAGCTGAATTACAGCTCTACCGCATCATCCAAGAGGCATTGACCAACATCATCAAATATGCCAAAGCATACGCGGCCAAAATCACCTTGACCGAATCTGCCGAAAAAATACACCTACAAATCCGCGACAACGGCGTAGGTTTTGACGTTGCCAAAACCCTGTCGAGCACCGATGCTTTCGGACTTCACAACATCATAGAACGCAGCCGAATTATTGGAGGATCTACCCACATACAGTCATCATCAGAAGGCTCAGTGATTGACGTAGAAATAGCTAAGTAAATGACAAACAACGTTTTAAAGAAAAACCCAATGAGTGTCTTAATTGCCGACGACCACCCCCTTACCCTTTACGGCACCCAGGCGTTTGTGACGTCGCTGGGGTACAAGGTTGTGCACATCTGTACCGATGGACTAGAAGCGTTTGAGTGGATTGTCAGGCACCAACCAAAAATAGCGATTTTGGACATTAGTATGCCCCAAATGGATGGTTTAGAAGTATTAGAAAAATTACATCAGCGGGGCGTTTCTACGCAAGTCATTTTGTTTACGATGCACAAAGAGGCCACGGTTTACAAACGTGCCAAAAACTTAGGTTTATCAGGTTATTTACTCAAAGAGGGTTCAGAAGATGAATTAAAATTGTGTTTGGAAACCGTTGCGCAAGGTGGAAAATACATGAGTAAATTGATTCTAAAAGAAGTAAACAAACACCAAACGAGCGAAAGTGAAGAGTTGACTTTTGCCGAAAAGAAAGTACTGGAACTCATCGCACAACAAAAAACCTCCAAGCAAATCGGTGATTTACTATTTATCTCGGAAAAAACGGTAGAAAAGCACCGTTCAAACATCATTCAAAAGTTAAATTTACCCAAAGAAAAAAACATACTTCTCCACTGGGCAATGAAGCATTTTACTGACAAGTGAAGTTTTTAAGAGGCAAGTTTTCAAGTTAGCAAGAGGCAAGGGGCAAGTTAGCAAGGGAAAAGTTTGCCAATTTGCCCCTTGCATTATTTTGCATCTTGCCCCTTGCCTCACTTGCCCCTTACTACGGTGCTTTCACCACTTTCAAAGTTGCTTGTTGTGTTTCTGTCGTCACCTTCAAGAAGTAAATTGCCGTCGGTAACTCACTCACCCCAAACTCCTCTTGATGCGTGTTGGTCTCTGGTACAAACTGACGACGCAACACTTCCCGACCCGAAGCATCCGTCAACGACGTTTGCACCACTTGCCCTTTGCTATTTTGCACTTTCAAGCGGAGGATGTTGCTGACGGGGTTGGGCAGAACGGTGGCGAAGGTGCCGTTATCAGTTATCTGTTTTCCGTTATCCGACCCTTGCTCTTTGCCATTTGACTCTTGCCCTTCGCCTCTTGCCATTTGCCCACTTGCCACTTGCTCCGCTGATCTCGCCGCTCCTACGCCTACTCCATTTCGTGACTGGATTCTGAACCAATATTCTTGGTAAGCCAAAACGTTGCCTTGAGGCTTGCGGGTCGAGGGATAAATGCTGCCCCACCCCTTTTGATCCCAATAACGAATGCCTAATTTGTACAAACCTTTGGGTAACCCTGCATCATATACGTTACTACCCACACCGTTGTCTTGATAAAAGCCGTAAGCAGGGTGGTTTTGTCCGTACAGCTCCGTCCATCCGTCGCGGTTGGCATACATGAAATACGGCGCGTTGTTTTCGTGCGTGTTGAATGAACGAATCACGCCAGTCTCAGGCGTCGCCAACATATCGAATGTCAACGAGCCGTCATTGCTTAATCCACACGCCTCTACGTTGACTGTCCAGTAACGAGGTGCTGTTTTGTTGACGTTTTCTGCAAAATACAAGGTCGGATTTACCTGCGTGCTTTGTTCCAATTCAGGGCCGCCGTCACGCGTGATGAATTGGCTTGTCCATGCCGAACGGTCGTTGGTTTTTATCGCTGATTTGCTCTCGCCAATGTTTATCAACGTCACTACGAACGCGTTCCAGTAAACATCTTTGCGAACACTTTCCGCACTTTGGCAACCACCCGAAAAAACACACTTCGCCCAGTAACTCTGCTTCGTCACGTTGCTGAACGACACTTCAAAACTTGAAGTAGTTACACCCGTGTTCCAAAACGTTTGACTGCCTGCGGGGCAATTGGCTGAGATTGTGACGGTTGTGCCTGTGCAAACTATGTCTTGACTCACCGTAATTGCAGGAGCTACCCCAACAGGTATTACGGTGTAAGTCACTACATTGCTCTTTTCACTTAAACAACCACCGCCCGCTTGGCAACGAGCGTAGTACGATGTCGTTTCCGTCGGTGTTTGGTTCGGCAAGCTTGGTAAAGCCACGTTCGTAACGGCATTGTACCAAATCGTTGTCAAAGCTCCGCAATTTGTTATCCCACTAAACGCCACGGGACTGCCGCAACCGCTCGTCACGTTCAAACTCGCCACGGGGGCCACCAACGAACTGCTCACGATTCGCAAACGCATCACCCCCGATTCGGTCTCTACACAGGAAACTGTTCCGTCCGACTTGCGGCAACGTACGCGGTAATTGTGGTACTGACCATCCACCAACTGTACTGGAAGCGTGCTGCTGTACTCGGCTCCATCCACCGAATAAAGCAGGATTTCTCCCGCACCACAGGTCGCATTAAAAGTTATCCCATTGCCTTCAATATTACATACTTCTTTGGTTTCCCCCACATTTACAGTCACCCCGTCAACAACTAGCGACACATTTTGTGGCGTGGATGCGCGGTAGTTAATCGTCAATTCAATCGGATTCGTGTACGTCACGGGACAACTCGCATCACAGGCCGCTTGGTAGCGGTAGGGTTGGTTATTGGACGATTGGGATACTGGGGCATTAGGTGACCAGTCGCTCCATGCGCCACTTCCAACTTGTACCCGCCAAACGGGATTTCCCACCACACACGAACCCGAAACATTAAACTGTAAACCATTAACAGGATTCGCATCCGTGTCGCAGAAAGTTTGGCTGTTGCCTTCGTTTAACGTTTGTTGTAAGGTTGTCAATGTAATTGTGGGTTTGCCTTGTACTCTGACTTCCACGCTACCGCTTTGTTCTTGACTACAACTTGTCGTGGAACTTTCGGAGACACTTATCAAACTGTACACAAACGTCCCCGCCGTCCCCGTCGGCGCTGCTACCGTCACGCTGTTGCCACCCGTAGTTGTCACCGTTTGGGGTGCTCCGTCGTTGATTTTGTAGGTAAACGTGTAGGGTGCCGCTGCATTTGCTCCCGTGAACGTTATCATAGGTGAAGCACTGTTTCTACACACCGTCGTCGTGCCCGAAATTGTAGCCGTAGGCAAAGGGTTTACCTTTACCGTTGCGCTACCGCTTTGTTCTTGACTACAACTTGTCGTGGAACTTTCCGAGACACTTACCAAACTGTAAACAAACGTCCCCGCCGTCACCGTCGGCACTGCCACTGTCACGCTATTGCCACCCGTAGTTGTCACCGTTTGGGGTGCTCCATCGTTGATTTTGTAGGTGAACGTGTAGGGTGCAGTCGCATTCGACCCCGTAAAGGTGATGTTGGGTGATGGACTGTTTCTACACACCGTCGTTGTTCCCGAAATCGTAGCCGTGGGCAGAGGATTCACCGTCACCATTGCGCTGCCCGTTTGCGTTTGGCTACACGCCGTCGTTGAACTTTCTAAGACACTTATTAAACTATACTCAAACGTCCCCGCCGTTCCCGTCGGCGCTGCCACTGTCACACTGTTGCCACTCGTGGTTGTCACCGTTTGGGGTGCTCCGTCGTTGATTTTGTAGGTAAACGTATAGGGTGCCGTTGCGTTCGACCCCGTAAAGGTGATGCTAGGCGATGGACTGTTTCTACACACCGTCGTCGTGCCCGAAATTGTAGCCGTAGGCAAAGGGTTTACCGTTACCGTTGCGCTACCGCTTTGTTCTTGACTACAACTTGTCGTGGAACTTTCCGAGACACTTATCAAACTGTACACAAACGTCCCCGCTGTTCCCGTCGGCGCTGCCACTGTCGCGCTGTTGCCACTAGTGGTTGTCACCGTTTGGGCTGGGCCGTCGTTGATTTTGTAGGTAAACGTATAGGGTGCCGTTGCGTTCGACCCCGTAAAGGTTATGCTAGGCGATGGACTGTTTCTACAAACCGTCGTCGTGCCCGAAATCGTAGCCGTGGGCAGAGGATTCACCGTCACCGTTGCGCTACCCGTTTGCGTTTGGCTACAAGCCGTCGTTGAACTTTCTAAGACACTTATTAAACTATACACAAACGTGCCCGCCGTCCCCGTCGGCGCTGCCACTGTCACACTGTTGCCACTCGTGGTTGTCACCGTTTGCGGCGCTCCATCGTTGATTTTGTAGGTAAACGTGTAGGGTGCTGTTGCATTTGCTCCCGTGAAAGTAATGGTAGGCGATGGAGTGTTTCTACACACCGTCGTTGTCCCCGAAATCGAAGCCGTCGGTAATAAATTCACCGTAATCAATACAGAACTTGAAGTAGCCTCCGAGCACACCCCGCTTTTGACCACGGCCCTGAAATAAGTATCGGCAGTGAGGTTGCCGATAATCGCGCTCGTTAGAGTGACTGATGTAGAGGAAATAGGGGTGGGACTACTGAAAGAATGGTTAACAGATTTTTCCCATCGAACTACATTGCCCACCTGCCCGCTCAAGGTCAAATCGACGGGAGAGGTATTGGTACAAATGGTTTGCGGGGCACTGACCACCCCTCCCACGCTGACGGGGTCAATCGACAGGGACGTAGACGAGGAAACGGCAGTTTCACAGCCGCTAGATGCCGTAATCTTGGAGAGTTGCAAAGTACCGCTGACGGGTGAGGCTATGACGGCTGAGGCACTGCCACTGCTGACGGTGATGGGAGCCGTTTGGGTACTGCCGCCGTTGATGGTATAGATGACTTGGGCATTGCCGCTCAAAGGCGTGCGGTTTTCGTACCAAGCAATCTTGTTATCATTGACTGACGCCGACAAAACGTCCATGTCCCCGTCCCCATCTAAGTCCGCCGCATATACCGATCGGGCACTACTCGCCGAGGTGCTGATGGAGGTCTGAGTCGTAAAAGTGCCGCCGCCGTCGTTTTTATACCACGCAATTTTATCATCATTGGAAGAAGCCGACAGCACGTCTATATCCCCATCCCCGTCCAAGTCCGCCGCATACACCGATTCAGCCACGTCAGCGGAGGTAGTGATAGAGGGCTGAGCCGTGAAAGTACCGCTGCCGTTGTTTTGATACCACGCAATCTTGTCATCATCCAAAGAAGCCGACAGAACGTCCATGTCTCCGTCCCCGTCCAAGTCTGCCGCATACACCGAAACAGCCCTATTGACGGTACTGATTACCTGCTGTGCTCCGAACCCACCACTGCCGTCGTTTTTATACCACGCGATTTTGTCATCAACTACAGAGGCTGACAGCACATCCAAATCTCCGTCCCCGTCCAAGTCTGCCGCATACACCTTAGCAGCCCCATTGACGGTACTGATTACCTGCTGTGCTCCGAACCCACCACTGCTGTCGTTTTTATACCACGCAATCTTGTCATCATCCAAAGAAGCCGACAGAACGTCCATGTCTCCGTCGCCGTCCAAGTCTGCCGCATACACCGAAACAGCTCCATTGGCCGAGGTACTGATTACCTGCTGTGCTCCGAACCCACCACTGCCGTCGTTTTTATACCACGCAATTTTGTCATCATTGGAAGAAGCCGATAACACATCCAAATCTCCGTCCCCGTCCAAGTCTGCCGCATATACCGAAGCAGCTCCATTGGCCGAGGTACTGATTACCTGCTGTGCTCCGAACCCACCACTGCCGTCGTTTTTATACCACGCAATCTTGTCATCACCCAAAGAAGCCGACAGAACGTCCATGTCTCCGTCGCCGTCCAAGTCTGCCGCATACACCGAAATAGCCGCGTTGGCAACAGTGCTGATAGATGGTTTAGATTGAAAACTCTGAGTTTGGACAAAACCGCTGAGGGGCAGGGTCGCATTTGAGCCCGCACACACGGGAGCGATAGTTCCCAACGTCAGGTCTTTCAGATCGGGGCGTGGCAGGTGGCGGAGTTGGGTGGTTTTACCCGTACTCGTGGCGCAAGGGCCGCCGTTACTTATTTTGAGTAAGGTCAGCAGCCCCGCTTTAGGGGCCGTCAAGGTAAGGGAGGCACTGCCCGCACTCACGGGAACGGTCACTGTTTGGGGAATGCCACCACCGATGGTGTAGGTCACCGTGGCATTGTTGCTGCCTAAGGGTGTACGGTTTTCGAACCATACGATTCGGTCGCCATGATAGGCCGCCACTGGCACATCCATGTCGCCGTCGCCATCCAAGTCTGCCGCATACACCGAGTAGGCAAAGCCCGTCGTATTGCTGATCACAGTTTGCGAACCGAATCCGCCGCTGCCGTTGTTTTCATACCACGCAACCTTGTTGTCTAGCCCGGACGCCGAGAGCACGTCCAAATCCCCATCACCGTCCAAATCTGCCGCATGAACCGATGCGGTTCCACCTGCTGAGGTACTGATGATGTTCTGTGCTCCGAATCCGCCGCTGCCGTTATTTTCATACCACGCCACCTTGTTGTCATTTTGAGAGGCTGAGAGCACATCCATATCGCCGTCGCCGTCCAAATCTGCCGCAGTCACAAAGGCAGCCCCGTCGGTTTCGGTACTGATTGTGTTCTGCGGCCCAAACCCACCGCTGCCGTTGTTTTGGTACCACGCGATTTTATCGTCATTAGAAGAAGCCGACAGCACATCCATATCGCCGTCACCATCCAAATCTGCGGCATATACCGACTGAGCTCTTGAACCCGCAGTACTGATTACTGTTTGCGGACCGAATGCTCCGCTGCCGTTATTTTCATACCACGCGATTTTGCTGTCATTGATGGAAGCTGATAACACATCCATGTCCCCGTCGCCATCCAAATCAGCTGCATACACTGAATTGGCATCGTTTGCTGAGTTACTGATCACGTTTTGCGGACCAAATCCGCTGCTGCCGTTGTTTTGGTACCAAGCGATCTTATCGTCATAGATAGAAGCCGACAGTACGTCTAAGTCTCCATCTCCGTCCAAATCTGCCGCATGTATGGAAGTGGGAAAGTCTGCCGAAGTACTGATAATGATTTGCGGCCCGAATCCTCCGCTGCCGTCGTTTTTGTACCACGCGATCTTGTCATCGGTGACAGAAGCCGATAACACGTCCATGTCCCCGTCGCCGTCCAAGTCTGCCGAATACACTGAAAGGGCACCATTGGTCAAGGTGCTGATGGGTGGTTTGGGTTGAAAACTACGGGTTTGCTCAAATCCACTAAGCGATAAACTCGCATTTGAGCCCGCACACACGGGAGCGATAGGGGATAAAGTCAGGCCTTTCAAATCGGGGCGGGGACTAACTGTAACCGTTCCCGTGGCATCGGTAAAACCGCTGCTGCGCGTCCCCCCATCTGCCCCCGTTACTTTCAGCAAGGTATAGGTTTTGGTGGTGGTGGTTTTGCTTATAGCGTTAAAAGGAGTGCCACTCGTCACCCCCGTTTGGGTGCGGATGGCATTGCCGTCGGTATAACGTACCGTAAATGGTCCCGTCCCCGCCGTGGCGGTAAAAGTAAGGGTAGCCTGTGCGCCGGGGCAGATGGCGTTGCCGCTCAGGCTGCCCTGCGGCGTCACTTGGGCCAAAAGCCCAAAAGAACAAATACAAAGAAGCAGGGTAAAGAGAAGTAATTTTGAGTTCATAAAGCGTTGGGTTTGCATCTTGTGTTGGAGGTCGTAGAGTTGTTTTTCAAAGTTTTTCAATTGTTTTTGGTAACCATACCAACACCCCGCCACCAACACTCCAAAAAGAAGTACCAGCAGTAGTAGCACAAACTTGGGTTGGCGATATAGTTTCGGCATTGACATAGTTAAAGCTACCCAATGCGCCCCCTAAACGCCAAATTTTAAGCGTTGCAAAAACGTTGCAATTTACAACTCGCTTATCATCAACTCATTACAAACCAAAAACACTCTTACTTAGGAAAAAAGCAAAAGAAGTCGTCTTCTGAGGAGACATTACGAAGCAATAAAAACGGGTCTATTCACCCATCATTTCCAGCCATTT contains:
- a CDS encoding T9SS type A sorting domain-containing protein gives rise to the protein MPKLYRQPKFVLLLLVLLFGVLVAGCWYGYQKQLKNFEKQLYDLQHKMQTQRFMNSKLLLFTLLLCICSFGLLAQVTPQGSLSGNAICPGAQATLTFTATAGTGPFTVRYTDGNAIRTQTGVTSGTPFNAISKTTTTKTYTLLKVTGADGGTRSSGFTDATGTVTVSPRPDLKGLTLSPIAPVCAGSNASLSLSGFEQTRSFQPKPPISTLTNGALSVYSADLDGDGDMDVLSASVTDDKIAWYKNDGSGGFGPQIIISTSADFPTSIHAADLDGDGDLDVLSASIYDDKIAWYQNNGSSGFGPQNVISNSANDANSVYAADLDGDGDMDVLSASINDSKIAWYENNGSGAFGPQTVISTAGSRAQSVYAADLDGDGDMDVLSASSNDDKIAWYQNNGSGGFGPQNTISTETDGAAFVTAADLDGDGDMDVLSASQNDNKVAWYENNGSGGFGAQNIISTSAGGTASVHAADLDGDGDLDVLSASGLDNKVAWYENNGSGGFGSQTVISNTTGFAYSVYAADLDGDGDMDVPVAAYHGDRIVWFENRTPLGSNNATVTYTIGGGIPQTVTVPVSAGSASLTLTAPKAGLLTLLKISNGGPCATSTGKTTQLRHLPRPDLKDLTLGTIAPVCAGSNATLPLSGFVQTQSFQSKPSISTVANAAISVYAADLDGDGDMDVLSASLGDDKIAWYKNDGSGGFGAQQVISTSANGAASVYAADLDGDGDLDVLSASSNDDKIAWYKNDGSGGFGAQQVISTSANGAVSVYAADLDGDGDMDVLSASLDDDKIAWYKNDSSGGFGAQQVISTVNGAAKVYAADLDGDGDLDVLSASVVDDKIAWYKNDGSGGFGAQQVISTVNRAVSVYAADLDGDGDMDVLSASLDDDKIAWYQNNGSGTFTAQPSITTSADVAESVYAADLDGDGDIDVLSASSNDDKIAWYKNDGGGTFTTQTSISTSASSARSVYAADLDGDGDMDVLSASVNDNKIAWYENRTPLSGNAQVIYTINGGSTQTAPITVSSGSASAVIASPVSGTLQLSKITASSGCETAVSSSTSLSIDPVSVGGVVSAPQTICTNTSPVDLTLSGQVGNVVRWEKSVNHSFSSPTPISSTSVTLTSAIIGNLTADTYFRAVVKSGVCSEATSSSVLITVNLLPTASISGTTTVCRNTPSPTITFTGANATAPYTFTYKINDGAPQTVTTTSGNSVTVAAPTGTAGTFVYSLISVLESSTTACSQTQTGSATVTVNPLPTATISGTTTVCRNSPSPSITFTGSNATAPYTFTYKINDGPAQTVTTTSGNSATVAAPTGTAGTFVYSLISVSESSTTSCSQEQSGSATVTVNPLPTATISGTTTVCRNSPSPSITFTGSNATAPYTFTYKINDGAPQTVTTTSGNSVTVAAPTGTAGTFEYSLISVLESSTTACSQTQTGSAMVTVNPLPTATISGTTTVCRNSPSPNITFTGSNATAPYTFTYKINDGAPQTVTTTGGNSVTVAVPTVTAGTFVYSLVSVSESSTTSCSQEQSGSATVKVNPLPTATISGTTTVCRNSASPMITFTGANAAAPYTFTYKINDGAPQTVTTTGGNSVTVAAPTGTAGTFVYSLISVSESSTTSCSQEQSGSVEVRVQGKPTITLTTLQQTLNEGNSQTFCDTDANPVNGLQFNVSGSCVVGNPVWRVQVGSGAWSDWSPNAPVSQSSNNQPYRYQAACDASCPVTYTNPIELTINYRASTPQNVSLVVDGVTVNVGETKEVCNIEGNGITFNATCGAGEILLYSVDGAEYSSTLPVQLVDGQYHNYRVRCRKSDGTVSCVETESGVMRLRIVSSSLVAPVASLNVTSGCGSPVAFSGITNCGALTTIWYNAVTNVALPSLPNQTPTETTSYYARCQAGGGCLSEKSNVVTYTVIPVGVAPAITVSQDIVCTGTTVTISANCPAGSQTFWNTGVTTSSFEVSFSNVTKQSYWAKCVFSGGCQSAESVRKDVYWNAFVVTLINIGESKSAIKTNDRSAWTSQFITRDGGPELEQSTQVNPTLYFAENVNKTAPRYWTVNVEACGLSNDGSLTFDMLATPETGVIRSFNTHENNAPYFMYANRDGWTELYGQNHPAYGFYQDNGVGSNVYDAGLPKGLYKLGIRYWDQKGWGSIYPSTRKPQGNVLAYQEYWFRIQSRNGVGVGAARSAEQVASGQMARGEGQESNGKEQGSDNGKQITDNGTFATVLPNPVSNILRLKVQNSKGQVVQTSLTDASGREVLRRQFVPETNTHQEEFGVSELPTAIYFLKVTTETQQATLKVVKAP
- a CDS encoding response regulator transcription factor, whose protein sequence is MSVLIADDHPLTLYGTQAFVTSLGYKVVHICTDGLEAFEWIVRHQPKIAILDISMPQMDGLEVLEKLHQRGVSTQVILFTMHKEATVYKRAKNLGLSGYLLKEGSEDELKLCLETVAQGGKYMSKLILKEVNKHQTSESEELTFAEKKVLELIAQQKTSKQIGDLLFISEKTVEKHRSNIIQKLNLPKEKNILLHWAMKHFTDK
- a CDS encoding ATP-binding protein, with amino-acid sequence MKIGYFYLFWMVSLCRVWGQETPSPLPKPSINKLGLEVYVLNNAFRYDSSIVLLRRMIDAPTTSNEDRFYAFLYLSHTYKRLFDYTTTLEQLDSALFYGRKTAHRAYFEANISCQKAYVLFDTHRYEEADQRMQQLARTNYQYLDEEQRAKINMQEAYLLYLKKRYPNAERRYYEALTHLQRSSTCDVPMIYTKLIQLYEKMGDEAGMRKAAAQSIKAADSCKITKYGLYTYEELYRSYERLGNISAAFNALKIYDSLNTVYKQEEHLSALKDRELKYQQEKNKINEKLYQSSLKNEQQKNLILIGILVTLSGFVAYFILWQRKKQLQTEKERNLHYTKQLLEKTEEDRKRIAGDLHDSINYELLSLKKNDKQDPEVINTKIDQIINDVRVISRNLHPVMFDKIGLEPNIEQLIERFQAQHNLMVSTEFDYQGTLSPQAELQLYRIIQEALTNIIKYAKAYAAKITLTESAEKIHLQIRDNGVGFDVAKTLSSTDAFGLHNIIERSRIIGGSTHIQSSSEGSVIDVEIAK